The Hahella sp. HNIBRBA332 genome window below encodes:
- a CDS encoding PnuC protein has translation MDMRFYGVDWIAMLLTFVAVWQIGNKNKAGFWLMMLANVGWMMVGIMGQSTAIFLANAVFLSMNWRAACKWAKQETTAHADTA, from the coding sequence ATGGATATGCGATTTTATGGTGTGGACTGGATCGCCATGTTGTTGACGTTTGTCGCGGTGTGGCAGATCGGTAATAAGAACAAAGCGGGTTTTTGGTTGATGATGCTGGCCAATGTGGGATGGATGATGGTAGGTATCATGGGCCAGAGCACCGCCATTTTTCTGGCGAATGCGGTTTTTCTCTCAATGAACTGGCGCGCCGCCTGTAAATGGGCGAAGCAGGAAACGACCGCTCATGCGGATACCGCCTGA
- a CDS encoding alpha/beta hydrolase yields the protein MRKLKKTIAFATGALTLGLAAVWTAGGALSASVNHTLPSPPASLHAQAVQFDGVSGWYAPAVGQQCVLLLHGVRSDRTSMIRRALFLQKSGYSSLLIDLQAHGETPGEQITFGYRESDNVRSAVAYLRTQRQCAKVAIIGVSLGGAASLLGQSPAPADAYILEAVYPNIEQAVSNRLSMRLGLLGEWLAPLLTAQIPLRLGVSINELKPEEAIKRVQAPVLIIAGTADEHTTLPESKRLFANAPEPKSLWLVTGAHHQDFYDFSAQEYEEQVTRFLRRSLKR from the coding sequence ATGAGAAAACTCAAAAAAACTATCGCTTTCGCCACAGGCGCACTGACGCTCGGTCTCGCGGCGGTGTGGACCGCCGGTGGCGCGCTATCCGCATCGGTCAATCACACCCTTCCCTCACCCCCCGCCTCGCTGCACGCGCAAGCGGTGCAGTTTGACGGCGTCAGCGGTTGGTATGCGCCTGCGGTCGGCCAGCAATGCGTGCTGCTTCTACACGGCGTGCGTTCTGATCGCACCAGCATGATCAGACGCGCCCTGTTCCTCCAGAAGTCAGGATATTCCTCATTGCTGATAGATCTTCAAGCCCATGGCGAAACGCCGGGAGAGCAGATCACGTTTGGTTACCGCGAGTCCGACAACGTCAGGTCCGCCGTCGCCTATTTACGCACGCAACGCCAGTGCGCCAAAGTCGCGATTATTGGCGTATCTCTCGGTGGGGCGGCAAGCTTGTTGGGACAGTCGCCCGCGCCTGCGGACGCTTATATTCTGGAAGCCGTTTACCCCAACATCGAACAAGCTGTCAGTAATCGACTTTCGATGCGACTCGGCCTACTGGGAGAATGGTTAGCGCCACTATTAACCGCACAGATTCCTCTACGTTTGGGCGTAAGCATAAATGAGCTGAAGCCGGAAGAGGCCATCAAGCGCGTGCAAGCGCCTGTCCTGATCATTGCCGGCACAGCGGATGAACACACGACCTTACCGGAATCAAAGCGCCTTTTCGCCAATGCTCCAGAACCCAAATCTCTCTGGCTGGTGACAGGCGCCCATCATCAGGATTTCTATGACTTCTCTGCACAAGAGTATGAGGAACAGGTAACCAGATTTCTTCGCAGGTCCCTGAAGCGTTAA
- a CDS encoding M4 family metallopeptidase has translation MKLKLLVAVMAAMTGSYALYHQLGDGSSDATSASVENAQSSAQTVAAATAMTPAATPAGAPAAAKSAGDAPSMADVEDFVANLDDQADTGYQSPNAQFSPPAAGADLFQGERTAGVGAPFHLKPAGDQPLVASDANMAKQAIMMGGKQLLNISENDDLELKTSKRDDEGNVYYKFTQEYNGVPVHGRETVVQASSKDEISLVTGEFEPGIQLDVNPGLNGQVAFNKAVDSMRDTLKGEPRFREDPSLQIYVSEVDGPVLTWRSVVEYTTTDEGYRVDEIFVDANSGKIVDKLPRFYSTLSRSVHSIDRQCFDPNWGSNILPGREVSPNADEHAKAAYDNSGYTYWFYDNMFNRDSFDGRGKKMVSTVHAMFSSPNGGCSGDNAYFNGEQMIYGEGGSMLQNPAGALDIVAHELTHGVTFSESNLTYRNESGAINEALSDIFGAGAETYIMSGGSSSGKPSGGLKPQRSNWTLGEKASVNGSMMRDMSDPVADGQSRDSYDSRYTGTQDNGGVHLNSGIMNLAFYLLSEGGVHPRGKTTNRVTGIGMEKALAIYYHANTNLFTASTNFASARTRLAQSAETLYGECSQEWHSIHESFDAVKVQGSWTPCDDGGDDGGDDGGDNGGDDGGDNGGDDGGDNGGDTGSVSISSAKASSTYSNRYLPSNLHDGSLSTPWVSSTIYNSYQQQWVMLDLGSARSMSGMTINWDGGNFAGSYDIYVWQNGQWVRAQRIRQYRSGAVDIPLQANSQYVLVTMRYGNYGRWYAIDEITLR, from the coding sequence GTGAAATTAAAGCTTTTAGTAGCTGTCATGGCCGCCATGACAGGCAGCTACGCCTTATACCATCAGTTAGGCGATGGATCGTCGGACGCCACATCGGCGTCGGTGGAAAATGCTCAATCATCCGCTCAGACTGTCGCAGCCGCGACGGCGATGACTCCTGCCGCAACGCCAGCGGGTGCGCCCGCCGCTGCGAAATCAGCAGGCGATGCGCCCAGCATGGCGGATGTTGAGGACTTTGTAGCCAATCTAGATGATCAGGCGGATACAGGTTATCAGTCCCCCAATGCACAGTTTTCGCCCCCTGCTGCCGGCGCTGACCTATTTCAGGGCGAGCGCACTGCTGGAGTCGGCGCGCCTTTCCATCTGAAACCGGCCGGCGATCAACCCTTGGTGGCCAGCGACGCCAACATGGCCAAGCAGGCGATTATGATGGGCGGCAAACAATTACTGAATATCAGCGAAAACGACGACCTGGAGTTGAAAACCTCCAAGCGCGATGACGAAGGCAACGTCTATTACAAATTCACCCAGGAATATAACGGCGTACCTGTTCATGGTCGTGAAACGGTGGTGCAGGCGTCCAGCAAAGACGAAATCAGTCTGGTGACCGGCGAATTCGAACCGGGCATCCAATTGGACGTTAATCCTGGATTGAACGGCCAGGTGGCGTTCAACAAAGCGGTCGACAGCATGCGCGACACCCTCAAGGGCGAGCCAAGATTCCGCGAAGATCCCAGTTTGCAGATTTACGTCTCTGAAGTGGACGGTCCGGTCCTGACCTGGCGCTCCGTGGTGGAATACACCACCACTGACGAAGGCTATCGCGTGGATGAAATCTTCGTTGACGCCAACAGCGGCAAAATCGTGGATAAACTGCCGCGCTTCTACTCGACGCTATCGCGCAGCGTTCACTCCATCGACCGTCAGTGTTTCGATCCTAACTGGGGCAGCAACATCCTGCCGGGCCGTGAAGTGTCTCCCAACGCTGACGAGCACGCTAAAGCGGCTTACGACAACTCCGGCTACACCTACTGGTTCTACGACAACATGTTCAACCGCGACTCCTTTGACGGCCGCGGTAAGAAGATGGTCAGCACCGTACACGCCATGTTCTCATCTCCGAACGGCGGCTGCTCCGGCGATAACGCTTACTTCAACGGCGAGCAGATGATCTACGGTGAAGGCGGCAGCATGCTACAGAACCCTGCTGGCGCCTTGGATATCGTCGCCCACGAGTTGACTCACGGCGTGACGTTCTCTGAAAGCAACTTGACCTATCGCAACGAGTCCGGCGCTATCAACGAAGCGCTGTCTGATATTTTTGGCGCTGGCGCCGAAACTTACATTATGTCCGGCGGCAGCTCGAGCGGTAAACCTTCCGGCGGCCTGAAGCCTCAGCGCAGCAACTGGACGCTGGGTGAGAAGGCTTCTGTGAACGGCAGCATGATGCGCGACATGAGCGACCCTGTGGCCGATGGGCAGAGTCGCGACAGCTACGATTCCCGTTACACCGGTACGCAGGATAACGGTGGCGTTCATCTTAACAGCGGCATCATGAATCTGGCGTTTTATCTGTTGTCTGAAGGCGGCGTGCATCCTCGCGGTAAAACCACCAACCGGGTGACCGGCATTGGAATGGAAAAAGCGTTGGCGATCTATTATCACGCCAACACTAATCTATTCACGGCCTCCACCAACTTTGCTTCCGCGCGGACCCGTTTGGCGCAGTCAGCGGAAACGTTGTACGGCGAATGTTCCCAGGAATGGCATTCCATTCATGAGTCTTTCGACGCAGTGAAAGTGCAGGGCAGTTGGACGCCTTGTGACGATGGCGGCGATGACGGTGGAGACGACGGCGGCGACAACGGCGGAGATGATGGTGGCGATAACGGTGGTGACGACGGTGGAGATAACGGCGGCGATACTGGCTCCGTTTCGATTTCCAGCGCGAAGGCCTCCAGCACCTATAGCAACAGATACCTGCCTTCCAATCTGCATGACGGTTCTCTGTCTACGCCTTGGGTGTCCTCCACCATCTACAACAGCTATCAGCAACAGTGGGTGATGTTGGATCTGGGCAGCGCCAGAAGCATGTCCGGTATGACCATCAATTGGGATGGCGGCAACTTCGCCGGGTCTTATGATATCTACGTCTGGCAGAACGGCCAGTGGGTGCGCGCGCAACGCATAAGACAGTATCGTTCCGGCGCCGTGGATATCCCGCTGCAAGCCAACTCTCAGTACGTGTTGGTCACCATGCGTTACGGCAACTACGGCCGTTGGTACGCTATCGACGAAATCACGCTGAGATAA
- a CDS encoding type IV pili methyl-accepting chemotaxis transducer N-terminal domain-containing protein, whose product MRHIRNFSLLVFSLFALSWSYTVTADITDLDEAINKAGRQRMLSQRIVKSYLLIGQDIQPDKSSSQLTESVALFEQQLGELEAYSKSPQVSGLLKSVRKEWAGFRQLATAKPAKDKAIALINAGERVLALSNKVVLSLEQQSGAPKNKMINLSGRQRMLSQRIALYYSALSWNLDQADLEKSFTQAVQEYDEALHELRQAKINNQDINAALDKVISQWSFSRSGFQLMQGQSFVPFIIATTTEGMLKNMETITGLYENLQS is encoded by the coding sequence ATGCGCCATATAAGGAACTTTAGTCTGCTTGTTTTCTCCCTTTTCGCACTATCCTGGAGCTACACGGTCACCGCAGACATTACCGACCTGGACGAAGCCATCAACAAGGCAGGGCGCCAACGTATGTTGAGTCAGCGCATTGTGAAATCATATTTGCTGATCGGTCAGGATATTCAGCCAGATAAATCTTCAAGCCAGCTCACGGAGAGCGTCGCCTTGTTCGAACAGCAATTAGGGGAACTTGAAGCTTATTCAAAGTCGCCGCAGGTCTCAGGGCTACTAAAGTCCGTGCGCAAGGAGTGGGCCGGGTTTCGTCAATTGGCGACGGCTAAGCCAGCGAAGGACAAAGCCATTGCGCTGATCAACGCCGGAGAGCGCGTTCTCGCACTCAGCAACAAAGTCGTGCTGTCACTGGAACAGCAGTCTGGCGCTCCCAAAAACAAAATGATCAATCTCTCTGGCCGGCAACGAATGCTGTCCCAGCGCATCGCACTTTATTACTCCGCATTGAGCTGGAATCTGGATCAGGCGGATCTGGAAAAGAGCTTCACCCAGGCGGTTCAGGAATATGATGAAGCTCTACATGAGCTACGTCAGGCGAAAATCAACAATCAGGACATCAACGCCGCGTTGGACAAAGTGATTTCCCAGTGGAGCTTTTCACGCTCTGGATTCCAGTTGATGCAAGGCCAAAGCTTTGTGCCTTTCATCATCGCCACCACCACAGAAGGCATGCTGAAGAATATGGAGACCATCACGGGTCTTTACGAGAATCTGCAAAGCTAA
- a CDS encoding type IV pili methyl-accepting chemotaxis transducer N-terminal domain-containing protein — MQSFRKICFLLVTLTAFGASLARAEISSMDQALDIAGQQRMLSQRIVKAYLLIGQDILPDKSSIQLHDSVAQFESQLSDLEGYLKAGEMARDLKSVRKEWASFRKLATTAPNQENAAKLIQQSEELLSLTQGVTSNLEKQVAGTKGRLINISNEQGMLSQKIAMYYSAMSWNLGVSDLENDFKAAVKKYDAGLSELRKADANSEEINKALDKVISQWSFSHSGFEKMDGQDFVPFVIAMTTESMLKSMRKISDMYAGLKS, encoded by the coding sequence ATGCAGTCGTTCAGAAAGATTTGTTTCTTACTTGTCACACTTACCGCATTCGGCGCCAGCCTGGCTCGCGCGGAAATATCGAGCATGGATCAGGCTCTGGACATAGCGGGTCAACAAAGAATGTTGAGTCAAAGAATCGTTAAAGCCTATTTATTGATTGGACAGGACATTCTTCCTGACAAATCTTCGATTCAATTACATGACAGTGTGGCGCAATTTGAATCTCAACTGTCCGACTTGGAAGGCTATTTAAAAGCGGGGGAAATGGCGCGCGATTTGAAATCAGTTCGTAAAGAATGGGCCTCCTTCCGCAAATTGGCCACTACCGCTCCCAACCAGGAAAATGCCGCAAAGCTGATCCAGCAAAGCGAAGAACTGTTGAGCCTGACTCAGGGCGTCACCAGCAACCTGGAAAAACAAGTCGCCGGCACGAAAGGCCGTCTGATCAATATTTCCAACGAGCAAGGCATGCTGTCTCAGAAAATCGCCATGTACTACTCTGCAATGAGCTGGAACCTGGGTGTTTCCGACCTGGAAAACGATTTTAAAGCTGCGGTTAAGAAATACGACGCAGGCTTGAGCGAGCTGCGTAAAGCTGACGCTAACAGTGAAGAAATCAACAAGGCGCTGGATAAAGTCATTTCGCAGTGGTCATTCTCCCATTCTGGTTTCGAGAAAATGGACGGGCAAGACTTCGTACCCTTCGTTATCGCTATGACCACTGAAAGCATGTTGAAAAGCATGCGCAAGATTTCGGACATGTACGCAGGCCTGAAAAGCTAG
- a CDS encoding pectate lyase, whose translation MFRKLALGLTLLASATSIQAAANRPDGFTTICKSGQRCLVGSQTQVAFGAAGKFVFKSLNGAFSCDVATFGADPNPAKSVKECSVPENVTHPGNGAGAAVNVTLKASSGDGKVELSWSASSALRNVQVMRDTDANPIGRQRIARLAGDARTFTDANARNGTTYWYWIKYTDTNGKVSNSAAQTTTPSGGSGNADECFAGATIRNKSVDCGGKTIGLSCNNDDEHQPPVLTLINASVKNLRIAADGGSDGIHCNSGNCTLENVVWEDICEDAATHSAEGGTMTIIGGWAYNRNGGPGGKPDKIFQHNSKNSTTIIKGDFTVKGDNGKLWRSCGDCKNNGGPRHLIVEDVFIEGTLSSGLAGVNSNYKDTATIRNLKVKNYDTRKPKICVEYEGVKKGDGKSKKKGEFWNTASCKVDKSDVSSY comes from the coding sequence ATGTTTCGTAAACTCGCTTTAGGCCTGACTCTGCTTGCTTCAGCAACAAGTATTCAAGCCGCCGCCAATAGACCAGACGGCTTCACCACCATTTGTAAAAGTGGGCAGAGATGCCTGGTGGGCAGTCAAACTCAGGTGGCTTTTGGGGCCGCCGGGAAGTTCGTTTTTAAATCGCTAAACGGCGCCTTCTCCTGTGACGTCGCCACTTTCGGAGCCGACCCCAATCCCGCCAAGTCCGTGAAAGAATGTTCCGTCCCTGAAAACGTCACCCATCCCGGCAATGGCGCGGGCGCCGCTGTCAATGTGACACTGAAGGCCAGCAGCGGCGACGGCAAGGTGGAGTTGTCGTGGAGCGCCAGCAGCGCCCTGCGCAATGTGCAGGTAATGCGCGACACCGACGCTAACCCCATTGGCCGTCAACGCATCGCCAGACTCGCCGGCGACGCCCGCACTTTCACTGACGCCAATGCCAGAAACGGAACCACTTACTGGTATTGGATCAAGTACACCGATACTAACGGCAAAGTCTCCAACTCCGCCGCACAAACCACCACTCCATCCGGCGGCTCCGGCAACGCAGACGAATGTTTCGCCGGCGCCACCATCAGAAATAAAAGCGTGGATTGCGGCGGCAAGACCATCGGGTTGTCCTGCAACAACGATGACGAACATCAACCGCCGGTGCTCACCCTGATCAACGCCAGCGTGAAGAACCTGCGTATCGCCGCCGATGGCGGTTCCGATGGCATTCACTGCAACAGCGGCAATTGCACGCTGGAAAATGTGGTCTGGGAAGACATCTGTGAAGACGCCGCCACCCACTCTGCGGAAGGCGGAACTATGACCATCATTGGCGGCTGGGCTTACAACAGGAATGGCGGTCCCGGCGGCAAGCCGGACAAGATCTTCCAGCATAACTCCAAGAACAGCACGACTATCATCAAAGGCGACTTCACCGTCAAAGGCGACAACGGCAAGCTATGGCGTTCTTGCGGTGACTGCAAAAACAATGGCGGTCCCCGCCACCTGATTGTGGAAGATGTCTTCATTGAAGGAACGCTTTCCAGCGGGCTCGCCGGCGTCAACAGCAACTACAAGGACACCGCCACCATTCGCAACCTGAAAGTTAAAAACTACGATACCCGCAAACCCAAAATTTGCGTCGAATACGAAGGGGTGAAGAAGGGAGACGGCAAATCCAAGAAGAAAGGCGAATTCTGGAACACCGCCAGCTGCAAGGTGGATAAATCAGACGTTTCCAGCTACTGA
- a CDS encoding SGNH/GDSL hydrolase family protein — translation MARQIGQHYISGNLNEFIDGVRQGVRREYPNILLEGDSWFDYPGRGWGALSAPNNIFEAIAMLDPLGANWMDLAISGATTLQMQPHLQHYRRLKHAHVRLDYVFISAGGNDIFANLAPILVPYEPGLTAQQCLRQDILNTVLSSITDFYRSSLEMRDLYHPNAIVVSHGYSAPLSRERGWKLFLYLRSGPWISSVFELHGYPPAEASPLRHDIIRTIHGRLSDAIADTLAQYENTLFYNAQTRRLDLAGKEFWADEIHLSAKGYKNFGADFIQFLEENQGYAWRRKRAIKA, via the coding sequence ATGGCGAGACAAATAGGACAACACTACATCAGCGGGAACTTGAACGAATTTATTGACGGCGTCAGACAGGGAGTGCGGCGCGAGTACCCGAATATCCTGCTGGAAGGCGATTCCTGGTTTGATTATCCAGGTCGCGGCTGGGGCGCTTTGAGCGCTCCCAATAATATTTTCGAAGCGATCGCCATGCTTGACCCGCTGGGAGCCAATTGGATGGACCTCGCCATTTCCGGGGCCACCACCCTGCAGATGCAGCCCCATTTACAGCACTATCGCAGGCTGAAACATGCCCATGTCCGACTTGATTATGTCTTTATCAGCGCAGGCGGCAATGACATATTCGCCAACCTGGCGCCGATACTCGTCCCCTATGAACCGGGCCTGACGGCGCAACAATGCCTGCGCCAGGACATTCTCAATACGGTGTTGAGCAGTATCACGGATTTCTATAGAAGCAGCCTGGAAATGCGCGATCTTTACCACCCCAACGCCATTGTCGTAAGCCACGGCTACAGTGCGCCGCTGAGTCGCGAAAGGGGGTGGAAACTGTTTTTATATCTGCGCTCAGGCCCCTGGATCTCTTCGGTATTTGAGCTGCATGGATACCCTCCCGCCGAGGCTTCGCCGTTACGTCATGACATCATCCGCACCATACATGGGCGCCTGTCCGACGCGATTGCTGACACGCTCGCCCAATACGAGAATACGTTGTTCTATAACGCGCAGACACGCCGCTTGGATCTGGCCGGAAAAGAATTCTGGGCGGATGAAATTCATCTTTCCGCAAAGGGATATAAAAACTTCGGCGCGGATTTCATCCAGTTTCTGGAAGAAAATCAGGGCTACGCCTGGAGGCGGAAACGGGCTATAAAAGCGTAA
- a CDS encoding HAD family phosphatase codes for MQKYMYDAIIFDCDGVLVDTERLTNEVFMSLLAEQGLHLSHMEMHTHFTGQTTEANLITAAGLLGRPLPEDTHHRLRTGFWEAMHTGLTTVPYVEETLQSIRLPKAMATNALREDMEFKLSRTGLHAYFDHCFCVEDVENPKPAPDIYLRAASALGAAPEHCVVVEDSTAGITAAVAAGMTVYAYSADMDAEKQKAAGAALCFHDMRELIHLLSRRP; via the coding sequence ATGCAGAAGTATATGTACGACGCTATTATTTTTGATTGCGATGGCGTGCTGGTGGATACCGAGCGCCTGACCAACGAAGTATTCATGAGCCTGCTGGCGGAACAGGGGCTGCATTTGTCCCATATGGAAATGCACACCCACTTCACCGGGCAAACCACAGAAGCCAATCTGATCACCGCTGCCGGCCTGCTGGGGCGGCCGCTACCGGAAGACACCCACCATCGACTGCGCACCGGCTTCTGGGAAGCCATGCACACCGGTCTGACAACCGTCCCCTACGTCGAAGAAACATTGCAGTCTATCCGTCTGCCTAAAGCCATGGCCACTAACGCCTTGCGCGAAGACATGGAGTTCAAACTCAGCCGAACCGGCCTGCATGCGTATTTCGATCACTGTTTCTGCGTTGAGGATGTTGAGAACCCCAAACCGGCGCCGGATATCTATCTGCGCGCAGCCTCCGCCTTGGGAGCGGCGCCTGAACACTGTGTGGTGGTGGAGGACTCCACAGCGGGCATCACCGCCGCTGTGGCCGCAGGTATGACGGTGTACGCCTATAGTGCGGACATGGATGCGGAAAAACAAAAGGCCGCGGGTGCGGCCTTATGCTTTCATGACATGAGAGAACTGATCCATTTATTGAGCCGGCGGCCATAA
- a CDS encoding thioesterase family protein, whose protein sequence is MDKAQLIETITAYFNEHIPFNRLVGIKVREVSKEKVVLGLEMKPELVGNTFQNILHGGVTATLLDVAGGLVATISIIERLTEIDPKEVQRKLRRLGTIDMRVDYLRPGRGAFFVASASVIRHGQSIAVTRMELVNDREQTIALGTATYTVS, encoded by the coding sequence ATGGACAAAGCACAGCTGATAGAAACGATTACTGCTTATTTTAACGAGCATATCCCCTTTAACCGGCTGGTCGGCATCAAAGTCCGCGAGGTCAGCAAGGAGAAAGTAGTGCTGGGGCTGGAAATGAAACCGGAGCTGGTCGGCAATACGTTTCAGAACATCCTGCACGGCGGCGTCACTGCAACGCTGCTCGATGTCGCCGGCGGGCTGGTGGCGACGATCAGCATTATTGAGCGGCTGACGGAAATTGACCCGAAAGAAGTGCAGCGTAAGCTGCGCAGGCTCGGTACGATAGATATGCGGGTGGATTATCTACGTCCCGGGCGCGGCGCGTTTTTCGTGGCCTCCGCCAGCGTCATTCGCCACGGCCAGTCGATAGCGGTGACACGCATGGAGCTGGTCAATGACAGAGAACAGACGATCGCACTGGGCACGGCGACTTATACAGTATCCTAA
- a CDS encoding triacylglycerol lipase, translating into MNHRPPSLTRPPVALLHGLARTSRSLNTMQRYLDAQGFDTFNLNYPSTRHSLESLATQHIYPALLNHFGAHSSPIHFVTHSMGGILVRVLNALKPDIPIGRVVMLSPPNQGSEVVDKLGKLALFQLINGPAGGQLDTANNGLLQKLGSPDFECGVITGDRSVNPLLSLMIKGPNDGKVSVERAKLTGMRDFLVLPASHPFIMRNQTALEHTLHFLREGRFQHKR; encoded by the coding sequence ATGAATCATCGACCTCCTTCCCTGACGCGACCGCCGGTTGCGTTATTGCACGGCTTAGCGCGCACGTCCCGCAGCCTGAACACGATGCAACGCTATCTCGACGCTCAGGGGTTCGATACGTTCAACCTGAACTACCCTTCCACGCGACACTCCCTGGAATCACTGGCGACGCAGCATATCTATCCCGCTTTACTCAACCACTTCGGCGCCCACAGCTCTCCAATCCACTTCGTCACTCACTCCATGGGCGGCATACTGGTCAGGGTTTTGAATGCATTGAAGCCTGACATTCCCATAGGTCGGGTCGTTATGCTCAGCCCACCCAATCAGGGCAGTGAAGTTGTCGACAAATTGGGTAAGCTGGCGTTATTTCAATTAATTAACGGTCCGGCTGGCGGGCAATTGGACACAGCTAACAACGGGCTACTACAAAAACTAGGTTCACCCGACTTTGAATGTGGCGTCATCACCGGCGACCGCTCCGTCAATCCTCTGCTCTCGCTCATGATCAAAGGCCCCAACGACGGCAAAGTGTCGGTTGAGCGGGCAAAGCTGACTGGCATGAGAGACTTTCTGGTGCTCCCTGCGTCGCATCCGTTTATCATGCGCAACCAGACTGCGCTGGAACACACCCTGCATTTCCTGCGGGAGGGACGCTTTCAACATAAGCGCTGA
- a CDS encoding AraC family transcriptional regulator, with translation MTPQLDDPFIIANWVKMCLDAFEKQGLDAYDLMQSAQLCATELQSPLAPVHTDKINALFDAVIATTQCESIGIEAGKNISLTTFHALGYAVIASQSLWEGFSRVIRYNYGISNVTRLYLQTNGDEVELGVVREGEAPLHHAILDAAACMMVRICRFLTPQGTDLLRVSMGRDKPADYENYERYFRSPVSWGDSRYRLVFSRNYFHCRLPNADVLLANENERLCEIYFGRLFNRKLTQRVRSLLRQTMATEETSLQKVAQTLHLSERSLQRHLSQEGTNFRELVDEVRQEIAERYLKSSSMSISQIAYSLGFNDAGNFSRAFKRWFSCSPETYRQSLQESPLL, from the coding sequence ATGACGCCACAACTGGACGACCCCTTCATCATCGCCAACTGGGTGAAAATGTGTCTGGACGCCTTTGAGAAGCAAGGGCTGGACGCCTATGATTTAATGCAGTCAGCGCAACTCTGCGCCACCGAATTGCAATCCCCTCTCGCCCCCGTGCACACCGACAAAATCAACGCCTTATTCGACGCCGTCATCGCGACAACCCAATGCGAAAGCATTGGCATAGAGGCAGGTAAGAATATCAGTCTGACCACCTTTCACGCTCTGGGTTACGCAGTTATCGCCAGTCAGTCTTTGTGGGAGGGATTCTCTCGTGTGATTCGTTATAACTACGGCATTTCCAACGTCACCCGACTGTATCTTCAGACCAACGGCGATGAAGTGGAATTGGGCGTGGTCCGCGAAGGCGAGGCGCCGCTGCACCACGCCATACTGGACGCAGCCGCCTGCATGATGGTGCGCATCTGTCGCTTTCTCACGCCGCAGGGAACAGACTTGTTACGCGTATCCATGGGCCGCGATAAACCGGCGGACTATGAAAACTACGAGCGCTATTTTCGCAGTCCGGTAAGTTGGGGCGACAGTCGTTATCGCCTGGTTTTCAGCCGTAACTATTTTCACTGTCGTTTGCCTAACGCCGATGTGTTGTTAGCGAATGAAAACGAGCGCCTTTGCGAAATCTACTTTGGCCGCCTGTTCAACAGAAAACTGACCCAGCGTGTGCGCTCGCTGCTGCGCCAGACCATGGCGACAGAGGAAACGTCTTTACAGAAAGTGGCGCAGACGCTGCATTTAAGTGAGCGTTCGCTACAACGTCATCTCAGTCAGGAGGGAACCAACTTCCGTGAGCTGGTTGATGAGGTGCGGCAGGAAATTGCAGAGCGCTACCTGAAATCCTCTTCCATGAGCATTTCCCAGATCGCATACAGTCTGGGATTCAACGACGCCGGTAATTTCAGCCGCGCCTTTAAACGCTGGTTTTCCTGCTCGCCAGAGACTTACCGGCAGAGCCTGCAGGAGTCTCCGTTACTATAA